Proteins co-encoded in one Candidatus Liberimonas magnetica genomic window:
- a CDS encoding gliding motility-associated C-terminal domain-containing protein yields the protein MNNKKFVLLLLSSFFLTSALWSAPEPLTGLKSIGTGFKHVKLTWTTPYDTPSSSTPSHYELRLSTFNQINTEFKWANNSTIKTYPYVIMLSTNNITGGLTVYHTVTGLTNNQSYFFAIKSSTGNVFTTNKSTDIVGWSGISCMDVLAVPFNTAPGMVGGHNLLNATTTNTATPQLTWGASTAGNDDLSYFDTVAYYVELSTSIAFAEKITKDDIPSNSWAVTPPLNENTTYWWRVKAKDSEGLYSSGYVFQDDIRFVVNATNEAPNPFNLTSPNGTIENGKPTFQWNFTTDPDPVDSVKYTLFYSTASDFNLRITTRVANLATNSSGPQPSVNLIENATYYWKVQAVDSKGKYRVSNSTWTVRINNSNQQPNSFILDSPGNNLIIATTTPTLKWVPAIDPDPGDTLTYRVVYSSSDPNIVLNYQSFPNLTTGQYRTGPLNEDSTYWWKVQVTDSQLSSNQSPIWAFYVNATNNPPYSFNLYTSSGVVNTRTPIFTWQAAMDQNGDPVTYSFYYSKLIDFSISASSQGLTQPSFTPATDLDTNSTYYWKVEARDNHSGVTPSTTWQVTIVNNPPNPFNLLTSSGVVNTRTPKFTWQAAADPNGDPVTYNFYYSKLIDFGISASSQGLTATSFTPAALDPNSTYYWKVEARDNHSGVRTSGVWQVTIINNAPNSFSLLTSSGMANKRTPKFIWQAATDPNGDPVTYNFYYSKLIDFTLSASSQGLVQPSFTPGTALDENSTYYWKVEARDNHSGVTTSGIWDIIINADLQPPNNFNLLSPSNGERVTTGEILFSWETTTDPDPFDYVDSYSLYYSTCSSLNNPGIVSGLKVSTYTIQVSALTEAVTYYWMAKAISKVSGQTNSQTRSFNISNKAPYEFDYTSSSGVIKSTNVSLKWKNANDPENDPVTYTVYYSTDLNFSLVKSSGGISVPYYGLTALTDHTTYYWYVNATDVRGNNTIQSDKVWSFRVNNINYPPLSFNLLYPPDGTHLSGVTTYLQWQKTTDPDLKSSVAYTLWYSTSQSFALKTVLDRQTSDYFRFANNLLFGTTYYWRVYALGASGNSNDITQTQTWHFTTLGRIKPFVPQNFKASLDVTKTRVTLSWDAVNKNADNSPITNLKGYKIYRSNSLDDIYNVSETTSVSSNVLSWVDTKTSGDVVYYLIRSYNILDVESDNSSLRSAGETNLSIASPSDQSVMVSYSTELLPSTMTIEVIRQDNQDSNVLGSYIVRTVGQNKEVINYTLTEPFILRFRKGSFQAALGRAVTLGSSYAGVFWHNGVNWAYIGGTPDNGDIIVKTPYMGSYQLRKVFGSTEFRILNLWPKIITPNNDGINDAFNCTFENPTSNSVSAAIYDLSGAHVAGFSSLTDAWFIWDGKDEHGDRVSPGIYLYQVKCGTKVSNGTVVVAR from the coding sequence ATGAATAATAAAAAATTTGTACTATTACTATTGAGTTCTTTTTTTTTAACTTCGGCGCTTTGGTCTGCCCCGGAACCTTTGACAGGCCTAAAAAGCATAGGTACAGGATTTAAACATGTAAAACTTACCTGGACTACTCCGTACGATACTCCTTCAAGCTCAACTCCTTCCCATTATGAATTGAGGCTTTCGACATTCAACCAGATCAATACCGAATTCAAGTGGGCAAATAATTCCACTATAAAAACGTACCCTTACGTAATAATGCTCTCTACAAATAATATCACAGGCGGCTTGACAGTATATCATACGGTTACGGGTTTGACGAACAATCAAAGCTATTTTTTTGCTATTAAGTCATCAACCGGTAATGTCTTTACTACTAATAAATCAACGGATATTGTCGGCTGGTCCGGTATAAGTTGTATGGATGTCCTGGCGGTTCCTTTTAATACAGCACCGGGGATGGTCGGCGGCCATAACCTGCTAAACGCTACTACCACTAATACAGCGACACCGCAACTTACCTGGGGAGCGTCGACTGCGGGAAACGATGATTTAAGTTACTTCGACACTGTAGCCTATTATGTTGAGCTGTCTACTTCGATAGCTTTTGCAGAAAAGATAACAAAAGACGACATACCCAGCAATTCCTGGGCAGTTACTCCTCCTTTAAATGAAAATACAACATACTGGTGGAGAGTAAAAGCTAAAGATTCCGAAGGCTTGTATTCATCAGGTTATGTTTTTCAGGACGACATACGTTTTGTGGTTAATGCCACTAACGAGGCGCCGAACCCCTTTAATTTAACAAGCCCTAACGGCACTATAGAAAACGGCAAACCTACATTCCAGTGGAATTTTACTACCGACCCGGACCCTGTTGACTCAGTAAAATACACCCTGTTTTATTCTACAGCAAGCGATTTCAACCTCAGGATAACGACCCGGGTTGCAAACCTGGCTACTAACTCGTCCGGGCCCCAACCTTCGGTCAATTTAATAGAAAACGCCACATATTACTGGAAGGTCCAGGCTGTTGACTCAAAAGGCAAATACAGGGTAAGTAACTCTACCTGGACCGTAAGGATAAATAATTCTAATCAACAGCCAAATTCTTTTATCCTGGACTCTCCAGGCAATAATCTTATAATCGCTACGACCACTCCTACTTTGAAGTGGGTGCCGGCAATAGACCCTGACCCTGGCGACACATTAACGTACAGGGTCGTTTACTCGTCATCCGATCCGAATATTGTTTTAAACTATCAATCCTTTCCAAATTTGACAACCGGCCAGTATAGAACAGGCCCGCTCAATGAAGATTCAACATATTGGTGGAAAGTCCAGGTAACGGATAGCCAGCTATCTAGTAATCAAAGTCCTATTTGGGCGTTTTATGTAAATGCCACAAATAATCCGCCGTATTCTTTTAATCTTTATACATCCTCAGGAGTAGTTAATACCAGAACCCCTATTTTTACCTGGCAGGCGGCAATGGACCAAAATGGCGATCCAGTAACCTATAGTTTTTATTACTCTAAACTGATTGATTTCAGCATTTCAGCTTCATCCCAGGGGCTGACCCAGCCTTCGTTTACCCCTGCTACTGATCTTGATACAAACAGCACATATTACTGGAAAGTAGAAGCCAGGGACAACCATTCTGGAGTTACACCTTCGACTACCTGGCAGGTAACTATCGTAAACAACCCTCCCAATCCTTTTAATCTTTTAACTTCTTCAGGGGTAGTTAATACCAGGACGCCGAAATTTACCTGGCAGGCGGCAGCAGACCCGAACGGTGACCCTGTAACATATAATTTTTATTACTCTAAACTGATTGATTTTGGCATTTCAGCTTCATCCCAGGGCTTGACCGCAACTTCTTTTACACCTGCAGCTCTTGATCCAAACAGCACATATTACTGGAAAGTAGAAGCCAGGGACAACCATTCGGGAGTCAGGACTTCCGGCGTATGGCAGGTAACTATAATAAACAACGCTCCCAATTCTTTTAGCCTTTTAACTTCTTCAGGGATGGCCAATAAGAGGACCCCGAAATTTATCTGGCAGGCGGCAACAGACCCGAATGGCGACCCTGTAACCTATAATTTTTATTATTCTAAACTAATTGATTTTACTCTTTCAGCTTCATCGCAAGGGCTGGTCCAGCCTTCTTTTACTCCCGGTACAGCTCTTGATGAAAACAGCACTTATTACTGGAAAGTAGAAGCCCGGGATAACCATTCCGGAGTTACAACTTCTGGTATATGGGATATAATAATAAATGCCGATTTACAACCGCCAAATAATTTTAATTTGTTATCTCCGAGCAACGGGGAGCGTGTAACTACAGGCGAAATCCTGTTTAGCTGGGAAACCACTACTGACCCTGACCCGTTTGATTACGTAGACAGTTATTCGTTATACTACTCGACTTGTTCAAGTTTAAACAATCCGGGCATAGTATCAGGGCTTAAAGTTTCGACCTATACTATCCAGGTCAGCGCTCTTACAGAAGCTGTAACATACTACTGGATGGCCAAAGCAATTTCTAAGGTAAGCGGCCAGACGAACAGCCAGACAAGGAGCTTTAACATATCTAATAAGGCGCCTTATGAATTTGATTACACCTCTTCTTCCGGTGTCATAAAATCAACTAATGTCTCGTTAAAATGGAAAAATGCAAATGACCCTGAAAATGACCCTGTTACCTATACTGTGTATTATTCGACCGATCTAAATTTCAGTTTGGTAAAATCTTCCGGCGGGATTAGCGTGCCTTATTATGGTTTGACTGCTTTAACCGACCATACTACGTATTATTGGTACGTAAACGCTACTGATGTAAGAGGAAATAACACGATACAGTCTGATAAAGTCTGGAGTTTCCGTGTAAACAATATTAATTACCCGCCGCTTTCATTTAACCTCCTTTACCCGCCGGACGGTACGCACTTAAGCGGTGTGACTACTTATTTGCAATGGCAAAAAACGACAGATCCTGACCTCAAGAGTTCGGTAGCTTATACGCTCTGGTATTCAACCAGCCAGAGTTTTGCCCTAAAGACCGTTTTAGACAGGCAAACTTCAGACTATTTCAGGTTTGCTAATAACCTGCTGTTCGGCACAACCTATTATTGGCGTGTTTATGCCCTAGGAGCAAGCGGGAACAGCAATGATATTACACAAACGCAAACCTGGCACTTCACTACCCTGGGCAGGATAAAGCCCTTTGTTCCGCAAAATTTTAAGGCAAGCCTTGATGTTACAAAAACCAGGGTTACGCTTAGCTGGGATGCGGTAAATAAAAATGCGGATAATTCTCCTATAACAAACTTAAAAGGTTATAAAATTTATAGGTCAAATAGTTTAGATGATATTTATAACGTTTCCGAAACAACAAGCGTAAGTTCCAATGTCCTTTCCTGGGTTGACACAAAGACAAGCGGGGATGTCGTTTACTATTTAATAAGGTCTTACAATATTTTAGATGTGGAAAGCGATAATTCATCTTTAAGAAGTGCCGGAGAAACAAACCTGTCTATTGCATCCCCGTCTGATCAAAGCGTAATGGTTTCTTATTCGACTGAATTATTGCCGTCTACGATGACCATTGAAGTAATAAGGCAGGATAACCAGGATAGTAATGTCCTGGGTTCATATATAGTAAGGACTGTCGGGCAAAACAAGGAAGTAATTAACTATACGCTTACCGAACCATTTATCTTAAGGTTCAGGAAAGGGAGTTTTCAGGCAGCTTTAGGCAGGGCGGTAACTCTCGGGTCAAGCTATGCCGGTGTATTCTGGCATAACGGAGTTAACTGGGCGTATATCGGAGGAACGCCGGATAACGGCGATATAATCGTCAAAACACCCTATATGGGCAGCTATCAGCTCCGCAAGGTGTTCGGAAGCACAGAATTTCGTATATTAAACCTCTGGCCGAAGATAATCACTCCAAATAACGACGGCATAAATGATGCCTTCAACTGTACTTTTGAAAATCCTACATCAAATTCTGTAAGTGCCGCTATTTATGACTTGAGCGGAGCCCATGTTGCAGGCTTCAGCTCTTTAACTGATGCCTGGTTCATCTGGGATGGGAAAGATGAACACGGAGACAGG